The genome window GACCCTGGGGGATCATTGATGAACGATAAATGCCTCGCCGCCGTGAAAATTGACCAGGACCTATGCAGCCGATGCGGGGTGTGTTACTCCATCTGTCCGTTCGATGCCATCGACCGTCAGCCCGATGGCGGCCAGGTGAGCATCGACATTCAGAAGTGCCAGGTCTGCGGGATATGCTACAGCGCCTGTCCGGTGACGGCCATCGAGATGGCGTACTACGATTACGAGGGTCTGCTGGACCTTGCCCGCACCACGAACGCTAACGCGGAAACGCTGGTCATGATGTGCAGGGGCAACTCACCTAGCAGCGGTGAGGTGGAGGACATACTTGCCAGCCACGGACTTAGCGCCGAGGACCATATCTCCATGCGCATCCCCTGCGCCGGACGGGTGCCTACCGACTTCGTCTTCAACGCCCTGCGATCGGGCATAAAGCACATCGTCTCCATCCAATGCCAGGACGGGTTCTGCCGCATGAAGGAGGGGACCATGATCGAGACCAGGCGCATGCTTCTCGGCATGGCGGTCCTGCGACAGCTCGGTTATCCGGAGGATTCGCTCAAGGTGGTGAAGTATTCCCGGAAGGCCGTCTGGATCAGCAAGGATTGCGTCGGATGCGGCAAATGCGTCTTCATCTGCCCCTACGACGCCATCACAGCGGAACCGTTCTCCTCGCCCACCGTGGACGTCGAGAAATGCGTGGGCTGCGGGGCGTGTCAGATGGTCTGTCCGCAGCACGCCATCCAGGTAAAGGGATACGAGTTCGAGACCGTGCTCGCCGCCTACGGTGAGACGGCGGTAAAACTGAAGGCCCGAAGCGATCGGCCAACCTTACTGGTCTTCAGCTGCCAATGGTCGGAGTTCTCCGCTCTGGACAACCCTGAGATGCTGCTCAAGGGCAAGAACGCCTTGATCCTGGAGGTCCCCTGCTTCAAGGGCATGGACCCGGTGC of Methanomassiliicoccales archaeon contains these proteins:
- a CDS encoding hydrogenase iron-sulfur subunit, giving the protein MNDKCLAAVKIDQDLCSRCGVCYSICPFDAIDRQPDGGQVSIDIQKCQVCGICYSACPVTAIEMAYYDYEGLLDLARTTNANAETLVMMCRGNSPSSGEVEDILASHGLSAEDHISMRIPCAGRVPTDFVFNALRSGIKHIVSIQCQDGFCRMKEGTMIETRRMLLGMAVLRQLGYPEDSLKVVKYSRKAVWISKDCVGCGKCVFICPYDAITAEPFSSPTVDVEKCVGCGACQMVCPQHAIQVKGYEFETVLAAYGETAVKLKARSDRPTLLVFSCQWSEFSALDNPEMLLKGKNALILEVPCFKGMDPVHVINAFQQGFDGVMAVVCSADDCKLKNGRDTAERQLDVLQVALKKLGLLDRFEIHELSPRCEGEFTVKFEAFCQKIAAMTPAAGSPKEVQ